In the Candidatus Cloacimonadota bacterium genome, AGTTTTCATTTTCCGTTCCAGCGTATCCGCCCGAAGAAGCTCTGCGCCTGGCTTTGAGTGAAAACATCCGCCCCATTTTCGTGTCTGATTCTGGTGACAATCCCACCGCAGGTTCCACTGCAGATAACACAAATATAATCGCCCTTCTATCCGGAATTCTAAAAGAAAAAACCCGGGGGAAAAAGATTGTGGTCGCCGGCATCTTTGACCCACATGCCGTCACATTTTGCAAGGCCAATTTAGGAAAAAAGATAACCCTGAATGTAGGTGGATATTTCGACACAATGTATTGCCAGCCCGTGGAATTAAGCGGCACGCCGGTTAAATTGCTGGAAGGTTTTGGCCCCTTCCGCAGCGATCTCATCCTGTTCAGAACCACAGAATTTGATCTCATCATCACCTCAAAACACATCGGCTTCACCAGTCTGGATATGTTTAAAGCTCTAAAAATCGACTATATGCAGACAGATGTAATCGTGGTAAAACTGGGTTATCTCACCGAGGATTTCAAAGACATCGCGGCGAAATCCTTTCTGGCATTGACCCGCGGCTGTACCGACGAAGTTCTCAGCCGCCTTGATTACACAAATAAATATGAACTGCTCTGAGTTTTTGCGATGATTTAACTTGACAAAAACGCCGTCCTTACGATATGTGAACATATATTCATATAGATGAGGTTCACATGGACGTAACATACATATATAAAGGACTTTCGCAAGACGAAGCCGACACATTACAAGCCGCTCTACCCGATGAACGGACAATTGGCATTTTGAGCGATTTTTTTGGCGTTTTTGCCGATAACACCCGCCTGCGCATTCTCTGGTTTCTTTCCCAGCGGGAACTGCGTGTGGCGGATCTTGCCGCCTTGGTCGGGATGCAGCAATCCGCTGTTTCGCACCAATTAAAAACCCTCAGGCTGCAGCGCTTGGTAAAATTCCGCCGTGAAGGCACCACCATCCATTATTCTTTGGATGATGAACACGTGCGTCATGTTTTTGATGTGGCACTGGAACACATCCGCGAGGGACAACTGCCATGACCGTACGCGAATACGACATCCAAAACCTCGGTTGTGCCGGCTGCGCCAGCAAGATAGAAGAGCAAATCAAAGCGCTTCCGGAAGTGCATGACGTAAACCTCGATTTTGTGAACCGCAAATTGATTGTAAAATACCATTCCGCAGTGGATTCTCCTCTGCAAAAACTAAACAGCATCGCGGATTCAATCGAACCGGGTGTCAGTTTCACAACTGGAGGTGAAACCCAAGCAACAAGCAAGGATACTGCGTTTTGGCTCACTCTTGGCTTTGCCACCGCGTTCACAGTTGCCACTTTTTTCCTGCCCCAGCATTGGTTACCCTGGTTTGGCATCGCGGCATGGCTTTTGGCAGGCTACCGCGTTCTTATCAAAGCAGGGAAATCGCTGTTTTCCCGACAGGTTTTCTCTGAACACCTTTTGATGGCCATTGCCACCCTGGGCGCTGTGATTTTGGGTGAATATGCCGAAGCTGCCGCCGTGATGATACTTTATGAACTTGGTCAATGGCTTGAACACCGCGCTGTGGAACATTCCCGCAGCCTCATTCGCGGCATGCTTTCCCTGAAGCCGGATAAAGCGCATTTGCTCACAGAATCAGGCATTGAGGATGTTTCGCTGGACGACGTTTCCATCGGTTCCCTCATCCAGATCAGACCTGGTGAAAGAGTGCCCCTGGATGGCGAAGTTGTAAAAGGTGAAAGCTCTGTTGATAGTTCCACTCTTACCGGAGAGGCGGAACCGCTGTTTGTGGGACCCGGAGCAAAGATATTCGCGGGTTTTTTGAACCACAGCGGCTTGTTGGAAATGAAAGTTGGCTCCAGCGAGGCGGAAAGCACTGTAAACCGCATTTTGGACCTGATCGACAACGCCGGTTCCCGCAAATCCCAACAGGAAAAATTCATCACCCGCTTCGCCAGAGTTTATACTCCCGCCGTGGTCGCCATCGCTTTTTTGGTCTTTCTCATCCCCACTCTGTTGGGCCAATCCGCCGCTGAATGGTTCCACCGCTCGCTGGTTTTCCTCATCGTTTCCTGTCCCTGCGCTCTGGTGATTTCGATTCCACTTTCCTATTATATTGGCATCGGAGTTGGCGCCAAAAAGGGTATCATTTTCAAAGGAAGCGAATATCTGGATGTGCTTCGTCAGGTTAAAACGGTGGTTTTCGACAAAACCGGAACCCTCACCACGGGCGAGCTGAAGGTTGAAAAAGTGCTGGTGGAAAACGATACTGAACCCGTGGAATTGCTTCATACCATCTGGCTCTGCGAACATAATTCCTCCCATCCTTTCGCCCGTGCCATCCAAGCTGTTTATGATGGTGATTACGACCCCCAAAAAGTGAACGCCTATTCCGAATATCCCGGCAAAGGTGTTTTGTTGCTATATGGCAAAGACAGGCTGATAGCCGGTTCCGTGGATTTTCTTCGTGAACACGGCTTTGTGAGCCTCATCGATTCCGGCGCTCACAGCACCGTGCACGCCGCAAAAAACGACATTTATCTGGGCTGCCTCACTTTTTCCGATGCCATCAAACCCGGCATCCAGGACGCTCTCTCCCAATTGAAAAAATTGGGCGTGAACCGCATGGTGATGCTTTCCGGAGACCGTCTCGCCAAAGCTGAATTGATTGGCACAGAAACCGGCATGGATGAAGTTCAGGCGGAATTGCTACCTTCGCAAAAGCTCGACAGCCTGGAAAAAATTATGGCTGCACACCCCGGAAAAACCGCTTTCGTGGGAGACGGTATGAATGACGCGCCTTCTCTGGCTCGCGCGGACGCGGGTATTGCCATGGGTGGAATTGGAAACCAATCCTCTGTGGAAACCGCCGGCATTGTTCTATTGAACGACAAGCCTGAACAGCTTTCCGCGGCATTTCAGCTTTCCCGCCGAACCGGCGCCCTGGTCACACAAAATATCGTCTTCGCCCTGGGCGTGAAAGCCTTGGTGATGGTTTTGGGTGTCAGCGGCATTTCCGGTCTCTGGGAAGCCGTCATCGCTGATGTTGGCGTCACGCTGCTCGTCATTTTCAATTCCCTGCGCATGTTGCGTTCGGAACGCCGGACTTGACAAAATCCCGCCTCTGAACTGCTTTGACAAATCATCTTAAATTTTATTTGGAGAAACCATGTCCATAAAGATAACTTTGCCTGATGGCTCGATTAAAGAATACGCTCAACCTGTCAGCGCCGAAAAGGTTGCTGAGGATATAAGCCCCCGGCTTGCAGATGCTTCTGTAGCTGCGGAAATCGACGGAAAATTAGTTGACCTGAACCAAATCATCGACCACGACGCCAACCTGATTTTACACACCTTCAAAACTGAAACCGGAAAAGATATTTACTGGCACAGCACCGCCCACTTGATGGCGCAAGCGGTGAAACAGCTTTTCCCGGAAGTGAAGGTCACCATCGGCCCCGCCATCGAACAGGGCTTTTATTACGATTTTGATCGCGACAAACCTTTCACCGAAGAGGAATTGCAACAAATAGAAGGGCGCATGCAGCAGCTCAGCAAAGAATCTTTGCCCTACTCTCGCAAAGAACTTTCCAAAGCTGAAGCCATCGAGATTTTCAAAGCCCAAAACGAAGATTATAAAATCGAAATCCTCAGCGAAATTCCTGATGAAGACACCATCAGCACCTACACCCAGGGCGACTTCATCGATCTTTGCCGCGGCCCGCATATCCCCCACACCGGAAAAATTAAAGCGGTCAAACTGCTCAAATCTTCCGGCGCCTACTGGCGTGGCGATGAAAAAAACAAAATGCTGCAACGCATTTACGGCATCAGCTTTCCCAGCAACAAGGAATTGGAACAATACCTGGAATTCCTGCGCCAGGCGGCTTTGCGCGACCATCGCAAACTGGGCAAAGACCTGGATCTCTTTTCCATCAATGAAGACATCGGCCCCGGCCTGGTTTTATGGCATCCCAATGGCGCGATGATTCGCCACTTGATTGAAAATTATTGGCGCGAAGAGCATCTCCGCCGGGGATACAAATTGGTTTACACGCCCCACGTGGGACGCGCCCAGCTTTGGGAAACCAGCGGCCACCTTGGTTTTTACCAGGAAAATATGTATGCCGCCATGGACGTGGAAGGCCAGGATTACTATATCAAGCCGATGAACTGCCCTTTCCACATAGCGATTTACAATTCCAACCTGCACAGCTATCGCGAACTGCCCATCCGTTTGGCTGAACTGGGAACCGTTTACCGCTATGAACGTTCCGGAGTTTTGCACGGCCTGATGCGGGTGCGCGGCTTCACCCAGGACGACGCCCACATCGTCTGCACTCCCGAACAGCTCAATGACGAAGTGGAAAAGCTCATCGTGCTTTCCTTTGATATGCTTAAACACTTTGGTTTCAAAGAGTTCCTGGTTTATCTCAGCACCCGTCCCGATGAAGCTGTGGGCGACCCTGCAGATTGGGAAACCGCCACTCAAAGCCTGCGCGGTTCCCTGGAAAAAATTGGAGTTGATTACGAAGTTGACGAAGGCGGCGGCGCTTTTTACGGTCCCAAGATTGATATTAAAATCAAGGACGCGCTTGGACGCGCCTGGCAATGCAGCACCATCCAATTCGATTTCAACGAACCCACCCGCTTCAACATGAGCTACATCGGTGCCGACAACGCTCAACATCGTCCCTTCATGATTCACCGCGCCATTTTGGGTTCCGTGGAACGTTTTTTTGCCACGCTCTTGGAATATCACGGTGGAAACCTGCCTCTCTGGCTGGCACCAGTTCAGCTTATTCTGTTGCCCATCACAGAACAGCAGATGGACTATGCGCGCAAGATTGAGGAAGAATTCCGCCTGAAAGGCCTGCGCTGTGAAGTGGATACCCGCAACGAAAAAATCGGCTACAAAATCCGCGATGCCGAAATGAAAAAGATTCCCTACATGGCCATCATCGGCAAAAAAGAAGAAGAAGCCAAAGCCCTGTCCCTGCGCCAGCACACAGTTGGTGACCTCGGCTCCATGAGTTTTGACGAAGCCCTTGAAAAGATGCAGGAATCTTGAGCCCGCGTGTGGATTCTCACACAAGCCTTTTAATTACACTATTTTACGGATAAAAAAGAAGGCGCCAAAAGCAGACAAATTTGGCGCCTTCCAAGTCACTGCCCTTAGTCTTCCTTATGTTTCAAAAGCAAAGTTATGGTAGATAAAGGTTTACGGCCATCATCAGCTTTTTTCAACAGGCTCGTTCTAATCTATGAGGGCGCGATAATTTCTCTTGCTTGATCCCGTGGGCAAAAACCATCTCACCAATGAACCAGGAGCCGCAAAGCCAGGAATAGCTTTGCCTTGAGGCTCAAATCTTGGGTTTTTCTATCTGTTTTCCGCTTCCAGTCCCAACTCCAGGTTGTCAGGTTTTTCTGCCGTAACCCTGTGAAAAGCCCAAAGCGACAGCGCCAAAATCACCAATGCCGGTGCGATTACCCAATAGCGCAGGTTTTCAGCATCCACCACTATGAATTTCATCCAGCTTTGCTCCGAAAAAAGCCCGATGAACAGCGCCAGAGCGTTGTTGATGGTGTGTGAAAGCATGGAATTATAGATACTTCCGGAGCGTGAGCTGAGATAGCCCAACAAGATTCCCAAAATCAAAACCGGGATAAAGCGAAATAGATCAAGATGGAAAACCGCGAACAGCAGAGCGCTGATAATCACCGATTGCCAAAACTTTCCTTTTTCAAAAAAGCGGATTAAAAAGCCACGAAACATCAGCTCCTCACAGATTCCAGGCATCACCGCAATCACCAAAAACATCTGCCAGGTGGGCACATCCAGCTTGAAAAGCTTCCCCAGCCCTTCCAGATATTCCGGCGGGAAGGGAAAAACTTGGTTGATGAGCTGGGCGATAATGGAAACCGTCACAGCCGCGGAAATCGCGATGATGGGCACCAAGAGCAGCTCCTTGGGCTTGGGAGCGTTTAATCTCAGCAGCTTTCTGGCTTCCCCGCCGCGAATCTTCAAAAATCCCAATATCAAAAAGACCGGCAAAAAAATGATGAGCAATTGGGTTTTCACCAAACCGTTCACCAAGTTTCCCATCTGCCATTTCGTGCCCAAATAATAAAGCGCCACCAAAGCCAGGGAAAAATAGACCGCGCCGTTGAAGGGATTGAAAAATCCACGCTTGCTTTTCCGCTGGGAGCGCAGACCGCCGCCATCCTCTTCAGTTCTGAAAAGCACCGCTTCGGAATGGAAAAGTTTCACCGTCAGCCAGATTGCCAAAACGTCCAAAACCAAAGTGCTGCCAACCGTGATCAGCAGATGCGAAAGCTCCCATTCGCCAATCAAGATTCCCTTGAAAAGCAGCGCGATATTCACCACCGGCAGCAGCGCCATCAGATTGCTAATCTGCATGGCAGGAATGAAGCTCACCATGCCTAAAAGCATGGAAACAATCATGATGGGCTGTTCGTAGGTGCGGGCTTCCTTCATGTTTCTGGAAAAAGTGGAAATGGAAAGCAGCAGCGCTGAAAACAAGGTAGCCAGAGGTATCATCGCCAAAAGCAGAATCATGAACGATTTTATGGGCAGTTGCAGACCTTGCTCCGCGAAACCCATCTGGGAAAGCAAAAACTTAACGGAAAAGCTTATGCTGATGAGGTTTATAATCACGTTTATCATCGCCATGCAAAACACGGTGAGATACTTTCCAAGAACGATTTCACCGCGTGTTGCCGACGAAACCAGCAGCGTTTCCAAGGTGCGGCGTTCCTTTTCACCCGCCACGAGGTCTGCAGCCACCACCGAAGCGCCAGTTATCAACATCAATATCATCATATAGGGCAACAACATACCCAACAAATTGCCCATCTTTTTCTCGGTGGACGAGCTGTCGAATTGCTTCACCGTGAGCGGATGGATATATTCTTCTTCCAAACCTTTTTCGCTCAGGCGTTTGGCAAGTATTTTGGAATTTACCTGCGAAAGGCTTTTCTGCAGTTTTTCAAAAAGCAGGCGCCCCTGATCTCCGGACGCGTCAAAGCGGATGCCGGCTCTGTAACTTGGAACCCCGCTGGTTGAAACTGTATCCGAGATGCTCACCACAGCCAGAATTTCTCTTTCTTCATAAAGCATTTCCAGATGTGGCGGATTTTCCAGGGTGGTCACATACGGCGTTTCCTGCAGGGTTTGAAACACGGTTTCATAGATTTCCTTGGCGTCGGGTGTGTCGTATGAAAGGCTGTCCATCAGCGCGATAACGGCACCGCGCTTATCCAAAATATCGGCTTGGCGGCTCATAATGCTGCTGGAACCGATGAAAATCAGCGGATATAGGATAACGGGCAGAACTATGGTGGCGAAAAGCGTGCGCTTGTCACGCAGCATTTCCAGGATTTCTTTGCGGAAAACGATTAATGCTTTTTTAAAATTCATGATTCTCAAGCTCCATGCCGGTTTGGTTCACATAGTGCACAAAAATGTCGTCAAGGTCTTCAAAGCCAGTTTCTTCGCGCATCTGCTGCAGGGTTCCCTGTGCCAAAACCTTGCCGCTGTGTATCATCACAATCCGATCCGCCAAGCGCTCTGCCTCACGCATAATGTGGGTGGAAAACAACACGCATTTGCCATTTTCCCTGCAGGTTCGGATGAAGGAAATGATGTTGCGCGCGGTCAGAATATCCAATCCGGATGTGGGTTCGTCAAATATCATCACAGGTGGATCGTGAATAATGGAACGCACGATGGAAGCTTTTTGCTTCATGCCGCTGGAGAGGAATTCCATCTTTTTATCCAAAAAATCGTGCATATCCAAAAGCGTTGCCATCTCATCAATCCGCTTTTTGATATCTTGTTCTTCCACGCCGTACAGCCTGCCAAAATAGGTGATGAACTCGCGCGGGCTGAGGCGCATGTAAAGCCCTGTGTCGCCTGAAAGGAAGCCCAGATTGCGGCGCACCATATCGCCCTGGGAAACGATGTCGTAACCCTCGATTTGCGCGCTGCCGCCATTGGGCTTGAAAATGGTGGAAAGCACCCGCATTGTGGTGGTCTTTCCAGCGCCATTCACGCCCAAGAGGCAAACAATTTCACCATGTGCCGCCTCAAAACTGACTCCATCCACTGCCCTGAAAGTGTTGCCGTTTTTTTGTGGAAACTCTTTTACCAACGATTGAACCTGGATCATTATTAACACCTTATTCCATGCTGTCTGAAAATTTTTGTGGATGTTTTCCGGTGCTTGTCATCATGTCAAGCATTATCGTTTGTGATACAGGAATCAATCTAAGGTTTAACATTAAGTCACATCATATAACATCATGATTTTCAAGATGTTATCCTTGTATAATTAAAACCAGACATGCTAATCCTGCCTCCCAGCTTTACCCTTCCCTGCCTCCAGCTCATGTGTCTTTCGAACATGCCTCGTGATCATCCCGATTCTTTATCGGGAAGTGCGCGGGTGACTGCCGTGTAACATTGCTGTCTGAACCCAGAGCGAATCAAGAAAGGGGAGGATAAAAAGCCAGGAAGGCCACAAAAAAAAGCCAACCGCAAAGATGGAATTACCGGCATTTTAACAGATTAAGGAAGCTTGAACACGAAAAACACTTGACTAAAAACCGCCGCTCAAAGTAAATGGACACGTATATAATGAAACAGCCCAAAGCGGCTTGAAACCAGCGAGGAGACTATCATCCCAATCACCATATCAAGAGAGGATTATCTTTTATGAAAGAAGCGCTCAGCCTGCTCAATCAGATTGAAGCCAGCCGTGTTTTGGACGCTGCCACAGGAAAAGGTGATTTCATCCAAACCCTGAAACAACACCTGAAAAGCTATGGCCAAATCATCGGCGTGGACGCCTCTGAAAAAAGCGTTGACCATGCTCAAAAGCGCTTTCCAGAGAATGATGTGGAGATTTATCGCATGGATCTTGGCGCGCTGGCTTTCGAAGACGCCAGTTTTGACCTGGTGACGCTTTTCAACTCCCTGCACCATATTGCCGAGCTTGATAAAGCTTTATCCGAGATGATGCGCGTTTTAAAGCCCGGCGGCAGGTTCTTGATTAGCGAAATGTATTGCGATGGCCAGCAAAGTGAACCCCAAAAAACCCATGTGATGATGCACCATTGGCTTGCCCACATCGACCGTGAAAGCGGAATCTATCATCGTGATACCTTTAAACGGGATGAGATAATCGCCATCTTTGATGGCTTGGGGCTGGCAAAGCTCAAAAGCGTGGATTATTATGTCCCTGTGGATGATCCCAAAGCCGTCCTCAACTGCGATAACCTGAAGCGAAACTGTTCCGTGGCGTTCAGCAAAGCCCATAATCTCGAAAAATATGAGGAAATCCTCAGTGAAGGAAAAATGGTTTTGGAGAGAATTAATGATGTGGGATGCGCCGGCGCCAGCAGATTGATGCTTTTGGGCCAAAAACCAAATATAAATATGTAAAAATCCAAGGAGAATGGAAAATGTCTATAGACGAAAATCTGTTTGAACTACCTCAAACCCAGCTTACCAAGCTGGCTAAAAAATATGAAATCCCAGGTTATACCCAGCTCAAAGGAACCGACATGGTTTTCAAGCTGTTGGAATATAAGGCAGCCCAGGAGGGTCTGGCTTTCGTGACCGGCTGTTTGGAAATCATGGACGATGGCTTTGGCTTTCTGCGTTTTCCCCAAAACAACTATCTGCCGGGTCGGGACGATGTTTATGTATCGCTCACCCAAGTGCGGCGTTTCGGACTGAAAACCGGACACATGATTTCCGGTCCTGTGCGTTCGCCCAAGGAAGGTGAGAAATATTACGCTCTTTTGCGGGTTGACGCGGTCAACTATATGGCCCCCACAGCGATGCAGGATCTGCGCACCTGGGACGAACTTACACCTTACTATCCCACCGAGCGCCTGAACCTGGAATTTTCCCCAACGAACTATTCCACCCGCATCATCAACCTCTTCACCCCCATCGGAAAAGGTCAGCGCGGCCTGATTGTTGCTGCTCCCCGCACCGGAAAGACAACCCTGTTGCAAGACACCGCGAACGCGATTCTTTCCAACCATCCGGAAGTCTATCTGATTGTGTTGCTGGTGGATGAGCGACCCGAAGAGGTTACGGAAATGAAAAAAATCCTCAAACCGGGAAACCGGGAGGTAATCAGCTCCACATTTGACGAATCGCCAAAAAACCACACCGCCGTCAGCGAAATGGTGCTTGAAAAAGCCAAGCGCATGATTGAGCTAAACCAGGACGTGGTCATCGTTTTGGATAGTATCACCCGCCTGGCGAGAGCTTACAATAACATCACGCCTTCCAGCGGAAAGGTGCTTTCCGGAGGTATCGACGCCAACGGGCTCATCAAACCCAAAAAATTCTTTGGTGCCGCTCGTAATACTGAGGAAGCGGGCTCGCTTACCATCATCGCCACCGCGCTCATAGATACCGGTTCGAAGATGGACCAGGTGATTTTTGAGGAATTCAAAGGCACTGGAAACATGGAATTGGTGCTGGATCGCAGCATTTCCGACATGCGCCTCTACCCTGCCATCGATCTTGTTAAAAGTGGAACCCGCCGCGAAGAGCTGTTGCTTACCCAAAACGAGATTAACCGCATGTATGTGTTGCGCAAATATCTGAAAACCATCAGCCCCATCCAGGGCATCGAAACCCTGCGCAAACAAATGCAGGCCTCAAAAAGCAATGATGAACTGCTGAACTCCATGAGCAACTAAACCACGCTGGAGGATTTCATATGCCTCGTAAACAAATCTGGAACACCGTATTCACAGAGCCTGAATGCCGGATTTATCCGAATTATATAGAAAAAAAAGCTGTTGCCGTGCAGGTTGATTCTGCTGCAAGTAAACATTTTACCTTCCTTCCCATCTTGCTTTTTGCGGTTTTGACTCTGCTGGTTTTGCCCCTCTGGGGTGTGGAACTGGGCAAGGAAATGAAAGCCTTAGAAACGATGTTTTGGGAAGGAGATTTGGAAGAATTGCCTGCCAAACTCATCAAGAGCAAACCCAAGGGGGATGAGGAGATGGCTCTGCAAAGCTATATCAACGCCATGCTGCAGACCAGCCAGAAAGACACTCAGCAACTCTTGCGGCAAACCATGGACCGTTATCCCTCCACCCATTATGGCCAGATGAGCATGCTGGAAACCGCTAAATTGCTCATTTTTGAGCGCAAATACGCCGAGGCTGAAACCTTGCTGAACCGCATCAATAATCAGGACATCAGCGAGCGTTATTACTGGTTGGCATATTGCTCTCAAGCGCAGGATAAATATGAAGAAGCAGCGGTTCGTGGCAGAGAATATCTGAGGCGACAGCCCAGGGGCAAACACGCTGAAGACACCTATTATCTGATTGCTACGATGAAACAACAGCAGAGGAAATATGCGGAGGGGATTCAGGCGCTGGAAGAGCTGCGCGCCATTCCGGGTTTTCCGCGCAGCAAACAGTATTTCCACCATCTGCTGGGGCGGCTGCACCATCAAAGCGGAAACTGGAGCAAAGCCTATGAAAATTACAAGGAAGGTTTTTTGCTGAACAAAGGCTCCCAACTGGCTTACGAGCTTGAAGACCTGCTTTTCGAGCTGAAGGAAGCCCGCGGTTCCAGCATTGATCTTTCTTTCATGTATCCCTATACAAAGCTTGATCTTCCAGAACTGCAGGAAATCCCCGCGCCGCCGGAGCTACCCGCAATTGATCTAGGTAAAGAAGCGCTCCGCGCTCAAAACAAGCCCAAAGGCAGCAATTATGTCCAGGCGGGGCGTTTCGGTTCCGAGGACAACGCCAAATCCCGTGCCAGCGCGATGCGCGCCCTGAATCTGAACGCCTACTATTATGAGGATAGCGCAAATCGGAGCATCCCCTGGGTTGTTTTCTGCGGACCATACTCAAGCGCCAGCGAGGCGGAAACGGTGCGTCAAATCCTGACCCGAAACTCGATAGATTGCTTTATCACCAACTATTGAAACACGGATGAAGTCTCCCGAACCAGCCAAACTAACCCCCGTGCTCAGGCAGTTTCAAGAGCTGAAAGATGCTCATCCGGACAAACTGCTCCTCTTTCGCATGGGCGATTTCTATGAAACTTTTTTTGACGATGCGCACACAGCGGCAAAAATCTTGAACATCACCCTCACCTCGAGGGATAAAACCAGCGAAAACCCTGTTCCCATGGCAGGTTTTCCACACCACGCGCTGGAAGCTTATCTGGATAAATTGATTAAAGCCGGGCTGAAAATCGCCATCTGCGAACAGACCGAGGACCCCAAAAAAGCGGTGGGTTTGGTGAAGCGGGAAGTGGTGGAAATCATTACCCCGGGCACGGTTTTGGATCATTCCCTGATCGGAGGCAGCGCGAATAATTTCCTCAGCGCAGTGTATTATGAAGATGAAAAACAAAAAGCCGGCCTTGCCAGCCTCGAGCTTTCCACCGGAGAATTCATCTTCACCGAGCTGAAAACCGAGGAACTGGCAAACGAACTTTTGAGGCTGAGACCGGCGGAAATAATCGTGAACAGCAGCGCGTCGGAAGCTTTTATCAAGAGTTTGAAGCTGGAATATAATCCCACCATCAGCATTTTCGACAGTTGGCAATTTCGCCCTTCGGAAGCGGCTTCCGTGC is a window encoding:
- a CDS encoding ATP-binding cassette domain-containing protein: MIQVQSLVKEFPQKNGNTFRAVDGVSFEAAHGEIVCLLGVNGAGKTTTMRVLSTIFKPNGGSAQIEGYDIVSQGDMVRRNLGFLSGDTGLYMRLSPREFITYFGRLYGVEEQDIKKRIDEMATLLDMHDFLDKKMEFLSSGMKQKASIVRSIIHDPPVMIFDEPTSGLDILTARNIISFIRTCRENGKCVLFSTHIMREAERLADRIVMIHSGKVLAQGTLQQMREETGFEDLDDIFVHYVNQTGMELENHEF
- a CDS encoding CPBP family intramembrane metalloprotease, whose protein sequence is MNFKKALIVFRKEILEMLRDKRTLFATIVLPVILYPLIFIGSSSIMSRQADILDKRGAVIALMDSLSYDTPDAKEIYETVFQTLQETPYVTTLENPPHLEMLYEEREILAVVSISDTVSTSGVPSYRAGIRFDASGDQGRLLFEKLQKSLSQVNSKILAKRLSEKGLEEEYIHPLTVKQFDSSSTEKKMGNLLGMLLPYMMILMLITGASVVAADLVAGEKERRTLETLLVSSATRGEIVLGKYLTVFCMAMINVIINLISISFSVKFLLSQMGFAEQGLQLPIKSFMILLLAMIPLATLFSALLLSISTFSRNMKEARTYEQPIMIVSMLLGMVSFIPAMQISNLMALLPVVNIALLFKGILIGEWELSHLLITVGSTLVLDVLAIWLTVKLFHSEAVLFRTEEDGGGLRSQRKSKRGFFNPFNGAVYFSLALVALYYLGTKWQMGNLVNGLVKTQLLIIFLPVFLILGFLKIRGGEARKLLRLNAPKPKELLLVPIIAISAAVTVSIIAQLINQVFPFPPEYLEGLGKLFKLDVPTWQMFLVIAVMPGICEELMFRGFLIRFFEKGKFWQSVIISALLFAVFHLDLFRFIPVLILGILLGYLSSRSGSIYNSMLSHTINNALALFIGLFSEQSWMKFIVVDAENLRYWVIAPALVILALSLWAFHRVTAEKPDNLELGLEAENR
- a CDS encoding class I SAM-dependent methyltransferase — translated: MKEALSLLNQIEASRVLDAATGKGDFIQTLKQHLKSYGQIIGVDASEKSVDHAQKRFPENDVEIYRMDLGALAFEDASFDLVTLFNSLHHIAELDKALSEMMRVLKPGGRFLISEMYCDGQQSEPQKTHVMMHHWLAHIDRESGIYHRDTFKRDEIIAIFDGLGLAKLKSVDYYVPVDDPKAVLNCDNLKRNCSVAFSKAHNLEKYEEILSEGKMVLERINDVGCAGASRLMLLGQKPNINM
- the thrS gene encoding threonine--tRNA ligase, translated to MSIKITLPDGSIKEYAQPVSAEKVAEDISPRLADASVAAEIDGKLVDLNQIIDHDANLILHTFKTETGKDIYWHSTAHLMAQAVKQLFPEVKVTIGPAIEQGFYYDFDRDKPFTEEELQQIEGRMQQLSKESLPYSRKELSKAEAIEIFKAQNEDYKIEILSEIPDEDTISTYTQGDFIDLCRGPHIPHTGKIKAVKLLKSSGAYWRGDEKNKMLQRIYGISFPSNKELEQYLEFLRQAALRDHRKLGKDLDLFSINEDIGPGLVLWHPNGAMIRHLIENYWREEHLRRGYKLVYTPHVGRAQLWETSGHLGFYQENMYAAMDVEGQDYYIKPMNCPFHIAIYNSNLHSYRELPIRLAELGTVYRYERSGVLHGLMRVRGFTQDDAHIVCTPEQLNDEVEKLIVLSFDMLKHFGFKEFLVYLSTRPDEAVGDPADWETATQSLRGSLEKIGVDYEVDEGGGAFYGPKIDIKIKDALGRAWQCSTIQFDFNEPTRFNMSYIGADNAQHRPFMIHRAILGSVERFFATLLEYHGGNLPLWLAPVQLILLPITEQQMDYARKIEEEFRLKGLRCEVDTRNEKIGYKIRDAEMKKIPYMAIIGKKEEEAKALSLRQHTVGDLGSMSFDEALEKMQES
- a CDS encoding heavy metal translocating P-type ATPase → MTVREYDIQNLGCAGCASKIEEQIKALPEVHDVNLDFVNRKLIVKYHSAVDSPLQKLNSIADSIEPGVSFTTGGETQATSKDTAFWLTLGFATAFTVATFFLPQHWLPWFGIAAWLLAGYRVLIKAGKSLFSRQVFSEHLLMAIATLGAVILGEYAEAAAVMILYELGQWLEHRAVEHSRSLIRGMLSLKPDKAHLLTESGIEDVSLDDVSIGSLIQIRPGERVPLDGEVVKGESSVDSSTLTGEAEPLFVGPGAKIFAGFLNHSGLLEMKVGSSEAESTVNRILDLIDNAGSRKSQQEKFITRFARVYTPAVVAIAFLVFLIPTLLGQSAAEWFHRSLVFLIVSCPCALVISIPLSYYIGIGVGAKKGIIFKGSEYLDVLRQVKTVVFDKTGTLTTGELKVEKVLVENDTEPVELLHTIWLCEHNSSHPFARAIQAVYDGDYDPQKVNAYSEYPGKGVLLLYGKDRLIAGSVDFLREHGFVSLIDSGAHSTVHAAKNDIYLGCLTFSDAIKPGIQDALSQLKKLGVNRMVMLSGDRLAKAELIGTETGMDEVQAELLPSQKLDSLEKIMAAHPGKTAFVGDGMNDAPSLARADAGIAMGGIGNQSSVETAGIVLLNDKPEQLSAAFQLSRRTGALVTQNIVFALGVKALVMVLGVSGISGLWEAVIADVGVTLLVIFNSLRMLRSERRT
- a CDS encoding helix-turn-helix transcriptional regulator; the protein is MDVTYIYKGLSQDEADTLQAALPDERTIGILSDFFGVFADNTRLRILWFLSQRELRVADLAALVGMQQSAVSHQLKTLRLQRLVKFRREGTTIHYSLDDEHVRHVFDVALEHIREGQLP